From the genome of Nitrospirota bacterium, one region includes:
- a CDS encoding cytochrome c3 family protein, which translates to MVLAALGVVGLLASCAPKERRPSGGFGFKPKPCLECHSEQLSEYNKQFVHAPMAEKDCEACHVRHGRLPVMAFVERVESRLCFRCHTEMQAQVKQMPHIHSAIQKGKCLACHDPHAAENKTLQKQPGNEQCFTCHDRAPFTRSTVHAAVTSGCLTCHAPHGSAQKDNLVQPEVELCRSCHDYGAASFKGAHKNYPVERGTCTSCHTPHSSSNDKLLRESVHPPLLGECSACHKPSSGEAPFQVAAEGENLCYGCHAKEKEQFAVGKQHQPVQEGKCLECHDPHASDYADVTRRDPVKLCTSCHEGKPDIGVAALHAPIKTSGCVVCHDPHSSKYQKFLVADEKEICFTCHTDIRKSLKEKYTHAPFAEAECVGCHDAHGSNNPRMMKTKLTALCYTCHEDKKDEFLKTYVHRPVEEKQCGSCQEAHASSEDNLLKAAKADLCLRCHDNLIPNVQKDLVHQPFEARDCGACHVSHASENEALTVKPVTSLCFDCHGDVKKKVMASKDPHTPVEEGQCTACHSPHGSRLKHQLLSQPQELCLSCHQQIVAQRDRPVPELPCAPRHGRGGDAERGAARTL; encoded by the coding sequence GTGGTGCTCGCCGCTCTCGGGGTGGTCGGCCTTCTGGCTTCGTGTGCACCAAAGGAGCGGAGGCCCTCCGGGGGCTTCGGTTTCAAGCCGAAGCCGTGCCTGGAGTGCCACAGCGAACAGCTCTCGGAGTACAACAAGCAGTTCGTCCATGCGCCCATGGCCGAGAAGGACTGCGAGGCATGCCACGTGCGCCACGGCCGGCTTCCGGTCATGGCGTTTGTGGAAAGGGTTGAGAGCCGCCTCTGTTTCAGGTGCCATACCGAGATGCAGGCGCAGGTCAAGCAGATGCCCCACATACATTCGGCCATACAGAAGGGCAAATGCCTCGCCTGTCACGACCCTCACGCCGCGGAAAACAAGACGCTCCAGAAACAGCCGGGCAACGAGCAGTGCTTCACCTGCCACGACAGGGCTCCTTTCACGCGCAGCACCGTGCATGCGGCGGTCACCAGCGGCTGCCTCACCTGCCACGCGCCCCACGGGTCCGCCCAGAAGGACAACCTGGTACAGCCAGAGGTGGAGCTCTGCCGGAGCTGCCATGACTACGGGGCCGCGTCCTTCAAAGGAGCCCACAAGAACTATCCCGTGGAGCGGGGCACCTGCACGAGCTGCCACACGCCCCACAGCTCGTCCAACGACAAGCTCCTGAGGGAGTCCGTGCATCCGCCGCTTCTGGGGGAGTGCAGCGCCTGCCACAAGCCCTCCTCCGGGGAAGCACCGTTTCAGGTGGCCGCGGAGGGAGAGAACCTCTGCTACGGCTGCCACGCAAAGGAGAAGGAGCAGTTTGCGGTGGGCAAGCAGCACCAGCCCGTGCAGGAGGGGAAGTGCCTCGAATGCCACGACCCCCATGCCAGCGACTACGCCGACGTGACCAGGCGGGACCCGGTGAAGCTGTGCACGTCCTGCCATGAGGGCAAACCCGACATAGGGGTCGCCGCCCTTCACGCGCCCATCAAGACAAGCGGTTGCGTGGTCTGCCACGACCCCCATTCCTCCAAGTACCAGAAGTTCCTGGTCGCCGACGAGAAGGAAATATGCTTCACCTGCCACACGGATATCCGGAAGAGCCTGAAAGAGAAGTACACACACGCCCCTTTCGCCGAGGCCGAGTGCGTCGGCTGCCACGACGCCCACGGGAGCAACAACCCCCGCATGATGAAAACAAAGCTTACCGCGCTTTGCTACACCTGCCATGAGGACAAGAAGGACGAGTTTTTAAAGACCTACGTCCACCGTCCCGTGGAGGAAAAGCAGTGCGGCTCCTGTCAAGAGGCGCATGCGTCCTCGGAGGACAACCTCCTGAAAGCCGCCAAGGCGGACCTCTGCCTGCGGTGCCATGACAACCTCATTCCCAATGTGCAGAAGGACCTCGTGCATCAGCCCTTTGAGGCCCGTGATTGCGGGGCGTGCCACGTCTCCCACGCCAGCGAAAACGAGGCCCTGACGGTCAAGCCGGTCACGTCGCTCTGTTTCGATTGCCACGGCGACGTCAAGAAGAAGGTCATGGCCAGCAAGGACCCTCATACGCCCGTCGAGGAGGGGCAGTGCACGGCGTGCCACAGCCCCCACGGCTCGAGGCTGAAGCACCAGCTCCTGAGCCAGCCCCAGGAACTCTGCCTCTCCTGCCACCAGCAGATCGTCGCTCAGCGAGATAGGCCAGTGCCGGAGCTGCCATGCGCCCCACGTCACGGAAGAGGCGGGGATGCTGAGAGAGGTGCGGCACGCACCCTTTGA
- a CDS encoding cytochrome c3 family protein, with amino-acid sequence MTSSRTISIRGIALWSIALAALVAFLPLPTEAKVKGQCADCHTMHNSQDGAPMALTGNVVWDGGALTGDPKTAPNGNLLIASCVGCHSNSTAEPIVSLSDGNDVPIVYNHTVPTTYLAGGNFYWVADSGGNDDTKGHNVYGVSSQDANISASEGAPGHDGSGCAGATVCHQTLAAAPGPYNYQRGGCQACHIFTYHHQDPPVYRFLKGHGTGPPFGPLGDDRKNYTTYPDYVKGIEDADWEYTTSLTDHNVYQGTTDVYLSDGTNGLQLQHTMTAFCSGCHYGFHGYQNGIYGEYGMGSGSPWLRHPTDVALSTYGEYGSVDPKNNYSTESPVAWTSITNATVYDGPVVMCLTCHRPHGSQYSDMLRWDYQTQIASGGGSDTGCFYCHTSKNNP; translated from the coding sequence ATGACGAGCAGCAGGACAATTTCTATCCGAGGCATCGCACTCTGGTCAATCGCCCTGGCCGCGCTGGTGGCGTTTTTGCCCCTCCCCACCGAGGCCAAGGTGAAGGGCCAGTGCGCGGACTGCCACACCATGCACAACAGCCAGGACGGAGCGCCCATGGCCCTCACGGGCAACGTGGTCTGGGACGGCGGAGCCCTGACGGGAGACCCCAAGACGGCCCCCAACGGGAACCTTCTTATCGCCAGCTGCGTGGGGTGCCACTCCAACTCCACGGCCGAGCCCATTGTGTCCCTGAGCGACGGCAATGACGTTCCCATAGTTTATAACCACACGGTCCCCACGACCTATCTGGCCGGGGGGAACTTCTACTGGGTTGCCGACAGCGGCGGCAACGATGATACCAAGGGACATAATGTCTACGGCGTAAGCAGCCAGGACGCGAACATCTCGGCCAGCGAGGGAGCACCCGGGCACGACGGGAGCGGGTGCGCCGGAGCCACCGTGTGCCACCAGACCCTGGCCGCAGCGCCCGGGCCCTATAACTACCAAAGGGGTGGCTGCCAGGCCTGCCACATCTTCACGTACCACCACCAGGACCCGCCCGTCTACAGGTTCCTCAAGGGGCACGGCACAGGCCCACCGTTTGGTCCGCTGGGCGATGACCGGAAGAACTACACCACCTATCCGGACTACGTGAAGGGCATAGAGGACGCCGACTGGGAGTACACCACATCCCTCACGGACCACAACGTCTACCAGGGCACGACGGACGTCTATCTCAGTGACGGCACCAACGGGCTCCAGCTCCAGCACACGATGACGGCCTTCTGCTCCGGGTGCCACTACGGCTTCCATGGTTACCAGAACGGCATCTATGGCGAGTACGGCATGGGCAGCGGAAGCCCCTGGCTTCGGCACCCCACGGACGTTGCGCTTTCCACGTACGGGGAGTACGGCTCCGTGGACCCCAAGAACAACTACAGCACGGAGTCCCCGGTGGCCTGGACGAGCATCACCAACGCCACCGTCTACGACGGCCCGGTGGTCATGTGCCTGACCTGCCACCGGCCTCACGGCTCCCAGTACTCCGACATGCTCCGGTGGGACTACCAGACGCAGATAGCCTCGGGGGGCGGTTCGGACACGGGATGCTTCTACTGCCACACCAGCAAGAACAACCCCTAG
- a CDS encoding NHL repeat-containing protein encodes MKRALFAFALVICLLFSVKAFSGREFVIHIQTVVQDEEGRRLSAPSFVFADPVTEEVYVTSRSRVILYTSDFFPLLALDKNRNLQSPYGAALDGEGNLFVVQGPLEKGMPFRISVFNASLMWERDIEIKGFEGVEDFKPSRIALDGEGRMYLVASFFPGVPVLEKDGKVLEVMAPTEKGNKVGINDVAVGEDGRIYILSADSAKVYVYDGDHELLFSFGRKGGSSGKMSRPVGVAVDDRFDRIYVVDYMRHTVLVFTKEGNYLTEFGGMGWSDGWFQFPNDIEVDSLGRVIVADTFNNRVQVFGPVGFHEQ; translated from the coding sequence ATGAAACGCGCACTTTTCGCCTTCGCCCTGGTCATCTGTCTCCTTTTTTCCGTGAAAGCCTTCAGCGGGCGGGAGTTCGTCATTCACATCCAGACGGTCGTCCAGGACGAGGAAGGCAGAAGGCTCTCGGCCCCGTCCTTTGTCTTTGCAGACCCGGTTACGGAAGAGGTCTACGTGACGAGCCGCTCCCGCGTCATTTTATACACCTCGGACTTCTTCCCCCTGCTGGCCCTGGACAAAAACAGGAACCTCCAGTCGCCTTACGGGGCCGCCCTGGACGGGGAGGGCAACCTCTTCGTCGTTCAGGGCCCTCTGGAGAAGGGGATGCCCTTCCGCATATCGGTCTTCAACGCCTCGCTGATGTGGGAGAGGGATATCGAGATAAAGGGCTTCGAAGGAGTGGAGGACTTCAAACCGAGCCGCATCGCGCTGGACGGAGAGGGGCGCATGTATCTGGTGGCTTCCTTCTTCCCCGGTGTTCCCGTCCTGGAGAAGGACGGAAAGGTCCTGGAGGTCATGGCCCCCACGGAAAAGGGGAACAAAGTGGGCATAAACGACGTTGCCGTGGGCGAGGACGGGAGGATATACATCCTGAGCGCCGACAGCGCGAAGGTCTATGTCTATGACGGCGACCATGAGCTCCTGTTCTCGTTCGGGAGAAAGGGCGGCAGCAGCGGGAAGATGAGCCGGCCCGTGGGCGTGGCGGTGGACGACCGGTTCGACCGGATATACGTGGTCGACTACATGCGGCATACCGTGCTGGTTTTCACCAAGGAGGGCAATTACCTCACCGAGTTCGGGGGAATGGGGTGGAGCGACGGATGGTTCCAGTTCCCCAACGACATCGAGGTCGACTCCCTGGGCAGGGTCATCGTGGCCGACACCTTCAACAACCGGGTGCAGGTTTTCGGGCCCGTCGGCTTCCACGAGCAGTGA
- a CDS encoding cytochrome c3 family protein, whose protein sequence is MKKSRVLSVALGAAFLAAGMVLLSSPARGKIMGGVCGDCHTMHNSQNGEPVATDLSGNPLATPFSRLLVSSCLGCHSSLSSETIYGLPVTNTPVVNNLADPAHPLAGGNFYYVGLDDSNGHNVLPSNPDDLLGTDPPGGAFPSGGSYTEQLRCAGTRGCHGLNGGHGEAPVDDQLMAMDGAHHDRGAPLDGSSVGRSYRYLNGISGKEAPDWEYDQSVFSHNEYAGANGYAITNTISYFCAECHGTYHSSADVGLASPWFRHPTDTVLPAGPTEYSIYNSYSLLAPVASGTYMSTKHGMFADRSVIGAALPYATPGHCGQCHEQHASVQGAEPEPPVGQGASQYALFENNFGAFKNQLCYECHERFTLEGMPLGYGRYGIYQGKTKYDDSIHATSLNMLWSPDPSPPGPALDDAGNCHNCHNPHGFSDSLGLINSMAFAREESLCEACHDGTQAGAAENVKAQFAKTYSHPTHAYTGRHVLPENGQPGGTSFGPDNRHAECSDCHNAHALGPAGDTHTPPGNAVSEALQGTWGVEPAWPSIWTQPTSFTEQRPPLYPDGSQYEYQICFKCHSYYGLGTQLDSVSAIVGPSGQYITDQAWEFNPNNKSAHPVAVGLANMPGSSLPQALPASGMKAPWTQVGAQSMYCSDCHGQEDTLLEPEGPHGSNVKFMLKGTGKYWPAGPGGLPWTLADAGNPDLFCNNCHDIYNGGAWNNLPHSVGNHQDKQCVQCHVAVPHGSKRSRLIGYATDPAPYNYQGMSLVISGFKKAAPWSYTAANCQASCHMMHANPVVGAEP, encoded by the coding sequence GTGAAGAAAAGCAGGGTTCTCTCCGTCGCCCTGGGCGCCGCGTTCCTCGCGGCGGGGATGGTCCTGCTCTCCTCTCCAGCCAGGGGGAAGATAATGGGGGGTGTCTGCGGTGACTGCCATACCATGCACAACAGCCAGAATGGCGAGCCCGTGGCAACGGACCTGAGCGGAAATCCCCTGGCCACTCCCTTTTCCCGGCTACTGGTTTCCTCTTGCCTGGGATGCCACAGCAGCTTGTCCTCGGAGACCATCTATGGCCTTCCGGTGACCAACACGCCGGTGGTCAACAACCTGGCGGACCCGGCCCATCCTCTGGCGGGGGGCAATTTCTATTACGTCGGACTCGATGACTCAAACGGCCATAACGTCCTTCCGTCCAATCCCGACGACCTCCTGGGCACCGACCCCCCCGGGGGGGCCTTTCCTTCCGGGGGCTCCTATACGGAGCAGCTTCGATGCGCCGGTACGCGGGGGTGCCACGGTCTGAACGGCGGGCACGGAGAGGCCCCGGTGGACGACCAGCTCATGGCCATGGACGGGGCGCACCATGACAGGGGAGCGCCGCTGGACGGCTCCTCCGTGGGGCGGAGCTACCGCTACCTCAACGGCATCAGCGGCAAGGAGGCCCCCGACTGGGAGTACGACCAGAGCGTCTTCAGTCATAACGAATACGCCGGCGCAAACGGCTATGCCATCACCAACACCATCAGCTATTTCTGCGCCGAATGCCACGGGACTTACCACAGCAGTGCGGACGTGGGTCTGGCTTCGCCGTGGTTCCGGCATCCCACGGATACCGTTCTTCCGGCCGGCCCGACCGAATACAGCATTTATAATTCGTATAGTCTTCTGGCTCCGGTGGCGAGCGGCACCTATATGTCGACCAAGCACGGCATGTTTGCGGACCGGAGCGTCATCGGCGCAGCGCTTCCCTATGCGACCCCGGGGCATTGCGGGCAGTGCCATGAGCAGCACGCGAGCGTCCAGGGTGCAGAGCCCGAGCCGCCTGTGGGCCAGGGGGCCTCGCAGTACGCTCTGTTTGAGAACAACTTCGGCGCCTTCAAGAACCAGCTTTGCTACGAGTGCCATGAGCGGTTCACACTGGAAGGCATGCCCCTGGGGTACGGCCGGTACGGCATATACCAGGGGAAGACGAAGTACGACGATTCCATCCACGCGACCAGCCTGAACATGCTGTGGAGCCCCGACCCCAGCCCTCCCGGCCCCGCGCTCGACGACGCGGGCAACTGCCACAACTGCCATAACCCCCACGGCTTCTCCGACTCTCTGGGGCTTATCAACAGCATGGCCTTTGCCCGTGAGGAGAGTCTCTGCGAGGCGTGCCACGACGGCACTCAGGCGGGAGCCGCCGAAAACGTGAAGGCCCAGTTCGCCAAAACATACAGCCATCCCACGCACGCCTATACGGGGCGCCACGTGCTCCCCGAAAACGGCCAGCCCGGGGGAACCAGCTTCGGCCCGGATAACCGGCACGCCGAATGCTCGGACTGCCATAACGCCCACGCGCTCGGCCCCGCCGGAGACACCCACACGCCCCCGGGCAATGCCGTCTCCGAGGCCCTCCAGGGCACTTGGGGCGTGGAGCCGGCCTGGCCCTCCATCTGGACCCAGCCGACGAGCTTCACCGAGCAGAGGCCGCCCCTTTATCCGGACGGAAGCCAGTACGAGTATCAGATATGCTTCAAGTGCCACTCCTACTACGGGCTGGGCACGCAGCTTGACAGTGTCTCGGCCATCGTGGGGCCTTCGGGGCAGTACATCACCGACCAGGCCTGGGAGTTCAACCCCAACAACAAGTCGGCCCATCCGGTGGCCGTGGGGCTGGCCAACATGCCCGGCTCCTCCCTGCCGCAGGCGTTGCCGGCTTCGGGCATGAAGGCCCCCTGGACCCAGGTGGGTGCCCAGAGCATGTACTGCTCCGACTGCCACGGGCAGGAGGACACGCTGCTTGAGCCCGAAGGCCCCCACGGCTCAAACGTGAAGTTCATGCTGAAAGGCACGGGCAAGTACTGGCCGGCGGGGCCGGGCGGTCTTCCCTGGACCCTTGCCGACGCCGGCAATCCCGATCTTTTCTGCAACAACTGCCACGACATTTATAACGGAGGAGCCTGGAACAACTTGCCTCATTCGGTGGGCAACCATCAGGACAAGCAGTGCGTGCAATGCCACGTGGCCGTGCCCCACGGCTCCAAGCGCTCGCGGCTTATCGGCTATGCCACGGACCCCGCACCTTATAATTATCAGGGCATGTCCCTGGTCATATCGGGGTTCAAGAAGGCCGCCCCGTGGAGCTATACTGCCGCCAACTGCCAGGCCTCATGCCACATGATGCATGCCAACCCCGTGGTGGGTGCCGAGCCCTGA
- a CDS encoding cytochrome c3 family protein, translating to MVFLCVLAAALAFAVPPASASTKLRQQPPELCFGCHPDLKENLKDPSVHFPFKQGMCLSCHAVHAGDKKALVKGEITALCLSCHNDMKARLEKGGVHSALLQGTCTDCHFPHSGKHKKLLVSEEKDLCWNCHGGVKEQLANPVVHAPFAAGSCASCHDPHASSEENQLVAKPNALCQRCHEPGCNVNGVSITHITKKLNCTQCHTGHNGKVAGLFGPKGHAPFMAKSCQSCHNPIEPGKPVTTWAQGQKLCFSCHEKDPTNFRDDDIHLMVAQNPCTLCHDYHASMRDTLTKKESSVCFTCHDTIEKKIGIMKKSLKKVHKERECFDCHKPMHSSQPHYFKTDVITLCSKCHAGQHRITHPLGQGVVDPRNGQVLTCISCHSLHDARADYMLQYDRKRQLCIQCHKED from the coding sequence GTGGTTTTCCTCTGCGTGCTTGCCGCCGCTTTAGCCTTCGCGGTCCCCCCTGCCTCTGCGTCGACGAAGCTGAGGCAGCAGCCCCCCGAGCTTTGCTTTGGGTGCCACCCCGACCTCAAGGAAAACCTGAAGGACCCCTCGGTACATTTCCCGTTCAAGCAGGGCATGTGCCTGTCCTGCCACGCGGTGCACGCCGGGGACAAGAAGGCGCTGGTCAAGGGAGAAATCACCGCCCTCTGCCTGAGCTGCCACAACGACATGAAGGCCCGGTTGGAAAAGGGCGGGGTGCATTCCGCTCTTTTGCAGGGCACCTGCACGGACTGCCATTTCCCCCACAGCGGCAAGCACAAGAAGCTCCTTGTATCCGAGGAGAAGGACCTCTGCTGGAACTGCCACGGCGGGGTGAAGGAGCAGCTCGCAAACCCGGTCGTCCATGCCCCCTTTGCCGCGGGCAGCTGCGCGTCATGCCACGACCCGCATGCCTCTTCGGAGGAGAACCAGCTGGTGGCAAAGCCCAACGCGCTCTGCCAGCGCTGCCATGAACCAGGCTGCAACGTGAACGGGGTCTCCATAACCCACATCACCAAGAAGCTCAACTGCACGCAGTGCCACACGGGGCACAACGGCAAGGTGGCCGGCCTCTTCGGACCCAAGGGGCACGCCCCCTTCATGGCCAAATCCTGTCAGAGTTGTCACAATCCCATCGAGCCCGGCAAGCCCGTCACGACGTGGGCCCAGGGGCAGAAGCTCTGTTTCAGTTGCCATGAGAAGGACCCCACGAATTTCAGGGACGACGACATCCATCTCATGGTCGCCCAGAACCCCTGCACCCTGTGCCATGACTACCACGCCTCCATGCGAGACACCCTGACCAAGAAGGAGTCGTCGGTCTGCTTTACCTGTCACGACACCATCGAGAAGAAGATAGGCATCATGAAAAAGTCGCTGAAAAAGGTGCACAAGGAAAGGGAATGCTTCGACTGCCACAAGCCCATGCACTCCAGCCAGCCCCATTACTTCAAGACGGATGTCATCACCTTGTGCTCGAAGTGCCATGCGGGCCAGCACAGAATCACCCATCCCCTGGGCCAGGGGGTCGTGGACCCGCGTAACGGCCAGGTCCTGACGTGCATATCCTGCCACAGCCTGCACGATGCCCGGGCCGACTACATGCTGCAGTACGACAGAAAGCGGCAGCTCTGCATTCAGTGCCATAAGGAGGATTAG
- a CDS encoding YncE family protein: MRGPTAWGALALLALCLGVLGCMTAPERRPEFGPDFGQFTFYLNGPAKTSVDLTFIVEDVLAVDKDGTKHAVSSKTHTVNSVAVKAGQMRLGETALPKGEYDALELLVTDASVTKGSEKEVHLGLPEKKEVLVPIKFEVRPGENTTVFLSWDADASLVKGYRFEPALIARGETPELVNLLVFVSNEESANVSVINRQTNRVAATVLTGLRPRGVAAGLLPDRLRVYVANRGSNSISVIDPSDNSVESEVPIRFGMEPEDVAAARTGADSELLFVANFASDNVSVIDAVSLNERESVDVGDGPFAVAADPPVEDFEGSPFLSTEDLSSIREFLRLFFHVYVANQNSRDITVLRVERETGNVEKIATIGVEWSPSDLTVDPQRGKIYVADYDADFLSVIDIPSLIRGNFNAVTNISGVGMFSVGVLADPSLDRIYVLKDAPGEILILRPPSTLQTVHLDLPPIVGTIRVGLSPASFILDTEGRLFYVVNRGSDSVTVVNKTSGSVEKAIPVGRRPYGIAMFRSF; this comes from the coding sequence GTGCGCGGCCCGACGGCATGGGGGGCCCTTGCCCTGCTGGCGCTTTGTCTGGGCGTCCTCGGATGCATGACGGCGCCGGAGCGCCGCCCCGAGTTTGGCCCGGACTTCGGACAGTTCACCTTTTACCTGAACGGCCCCGCGAAGACCTCCGTGGACCTCACGTTCATCGTGGAGGACGTCCTTGCGGTGGACAAGGACGGGACGAAGCACGCGGTTTCGTCCAAGACCCACACGGTCAATTCCGTGGCCGTCAAGGCCGGGCAGATGCGGCTCGGGGAAACCGCGCTCCCCAAGGGGGAATACGACGCCCTGGAGCTTCTTGTAACGGATGCATCCGTAACCAAGGGCTCGGAAAAGGAAGTGCATCTGGGCCTGCCGGAGAAGAAGGAGGTCCTCGTACCGATAAAGTTCGAGGTCCGTCCCGGCGAAAACACAACCGTGTTTCTGTCCTGGGACGCCGACGCCTCGCTCGTCAAGGGGTACCGCTTCGAACCCGCACTGATTGCCCGGGGGGAGACCCCGGAGCTCGTCAACCTCCTCGTCTTCGTCAGCAACGAGGAGTCCGCAAACGTTTCGGTTATCAACCGGCAGACCAACAGGGTCGCCGCTACCGTACTGACGGGCCTTCGGCCGCGGGGCGTGGCCGCCGGCCTTCTTCCGGACCGGCTGAGGGTCTACGTGGCCAACCGGGGCTCCAACAGCATTTCGGTCATAGACCCCAGTGACAACAGCGTGGAGAGCGAAGTCCCCATCCGGTTCGGCATGGAGCCCGAGGACGTCGCGGCGGCCAGGACCGGGGCGGACTCCGAGCTTCTCTTCGTGGCCAACTTCGCCTCCGACAACGTCTCGGTCATCGACGCCGTGAGCCTGAACGAGAGGGAGTCGGTGGACGTGGGCGACGGCCCCTTCGCCGTGGCGGCGGACCCGCCCGTGGAGGACTTCGAGGGGTCGCCTTTCCTCTCGACGGAGGATCTTTCGAGCATACGGGAGTTTCTGCGCCTTTTCTTCCACGTATACGTGGCCAACCAGAATTCCCGTGATATCACCGTCCTCAGGGTAGAGCGCGAGACGGGGAATGTGGAGAAGATAGCGACGATAGGGGTCGAGTGGAGTCCCAGCGACCTGACCGTGGACCCCCAGAGGGGAAAGATCTATGTGGCCGACTATGACGCCGATTTTCTGTCCGTCATAGACATCCCCAGCCTGATCCGGGGCAACTTCAACGCGGTGACGAACATCAGCGGGGTGGGCATGTTTTCCGTGGGTGTCCTGGCGGACCCGTCGCTGGACCGCATTTATGTTCTGAAGGACGCGCCGGGGGAAATCCTGATTCTGCGGCCGCCCTCCACCCTCCAGACCGTCCATCTCGACCTGCCTCCCATTGTGGGCACCATACGCGTGGGGCTCTCGCCCGCGTCCTTTATCCTGGACACCGAGGGGCGGCTCTTCTATGTTGTCAACCGGGGGTCCGACTCCGTTACGGTCGTAAACAAGACAAGCGGGTCCGTGGAAAAGGCGATTCCCGTGGGGCGGCGTCCTTACGGTATTGCCATGTTCCGTTCCTTCTGA
- a CDS encoding peptidyl-prolyl cis-trans isomerase, whose protein sequence is MLMAVVAGCASFPGRRSDDVLAVVNGEPIMKGDLAYALEVAHRKEELSKGGALDLSDYVQNLVEDKLIVQEARRMGLERDPAVQQKLRAYEVREAVVRLHKEEVLDKVAVTDEEIMDYYNETLEIYNLLVVKTETREAAEEALEKINGGADFVKVVEEYSTLYDDEAGDVKSMPLSERSLLGTPKVAQAVFQLEEGQATGIIEEGDGSFYIVKYLNKQDPPEADLEHIKKRMKKAVLDEKTRERESQYLEELRAKADIEVNEELFKEISAEPGKWENDATVLARVFDQTFTAADMAARIKNAKPGRTKRDLLENWINVKVVDHEALSRNYLDEPDVKTGIERYKEQLLKNAFYQKAVFPKISVTDEAVHRYYEEHPEEFLKPARYKLMQITVEDEAKAAQVLEDLRGGAAFSWVAKTRSVDAARERGGYLGWRTEAELAGELRAVVRELQPGQLSPVVKVGKDYRIIRLQEKDEGEVWEFAKVKESAGRACFRSQFESIRSEYVSQLMEGADIKVNEDVVRSIEQSLRGLRARP, encoded by the coding sequence ATGCTCATGGCGGTCGTCGCGGGCTGCGCGTCCTTCCCGGGCAGGAGGAGCGACGACGTGCTGGCCGTGGTAAACGGCGAGCCCATCATGAAGGGGGACTTGGCCTACGCCCTGGAGGTCGCACACCGGAAGGAGGAGCTTTCCAAGGGCGGCGCCCTGGACCTGTCGGATTACGTGCAGAACCTCGTGGAAGACAAGTTGATCGTCCAGGAGGCCCGCCGCATGGGGCTTGAGCGGGACCCCGCCGTGCAGCAGAAGCTGCGGGCCTACGAGGTGCGGGAGGCGGTTGTCCGGCTGCATAAGGAGGAAGTGCTGGACAAGGTCGCGGTCACGGACGAGGAAATCATGGACTACTACAACGAGACCCTTGAAATCTACAACCTCCTCGTCGTCAAGACCGAGACGAGGGAGGCCGCAGAGGAGGCCCTGGAGAAGATCAACGGGGGCGCCGACTTTGTCAAGGTCGTGGAGGAGTACTCGACCCTTTATGATGACGAAGCAGGCGACGTCAAAAGCATGCCTCTGTCGGAGCGCTCGCTGCTTGGGACTCCCAAGGTGGCGCAGGCGGTCTTTCAGCTTGAGGAAGGGCAGGCGACCGGCATCATCGAGGAAGGGGACGGTTCCTTTTACATCGTGAAATACCTGAACAAGCAGGACCCCCCCGAAGCCGACCTCGAGCACATAAAGAAAAGGATGAAGAAGGCCGTCCTCGATGAAAAAACAAGAGAGAGGGAGAGCCAGTACCTGGAGGAGCTCAGGGCGAAGGCCGACATCGAGGTCAACGAGGAGCTCTTCAAAGAGATAAGCGCGGAGCCGGGCAAGTGGGAGAACGACGCCACGGTCCTGGCCCGCGTCTTCGACCAGACGTTTACCGCCGCCGACATGGCGGCGAGGATAAAAAACGCCAAGCCCGGACGGACGAAGAGGGACCTCCTTGAAAACTGGATAAACGTGAAAGTCGTCGACCACGAGGCGCTCAGCAGAAATTATCTCGACGAACCAGACGTAAAGACCGGCATAGAGCGTTACAAAGAGCAGCTCCTGAAGAACGCCTTCTACCAGAAGGCCGTATTTCCCAAAATATCCGTGACCGACGAGGCGGTCCACCGGTACTACGAGGAGCACCCGGAGGAGTTCCTCAAGCCCGCCCGCTACAAGCTCATGCAGATAACCGTCGAGGACGAGGCGAAGGCGGCACAGGTGCTGGAGGACCTTCGGGGAGGTGCGGCTTTCTCCTGGGTGGCGAAGACGCGTTCGGTGGATGCGGCCCGGGAGCGCGGCGGATACCTGGGCTGGCGGACGGAAGCCGAGCTCGCCGGCGAGTTGCGTGCGGTGGTCAGGGAACTGCAGCCGGGCCAGCTCAGCCCGGTGGTCAAGGTAGGCAAGGACTACCGGATAATCCGCCTGCAGGAGAAAGACGAGGGAGAGGTCTGGGAATTCGCCAAGGTGAAGGAAAGCGCCGGCAGGGCCTGTTTCCGCAGCCAGTTCGAGAGCATCCGGAGCGAGTACGTCTCCCAGTTGATGGAGGGGGCCGACATAAAGGTCAACGAAGACGTTGTCCGTTCGATCGAACAATCCCTGAGAGGGCTGAGAGCGCGCCCCTGA